The DNA segment ATCTAAACTCTAGAAAGTGCATTTCCTTTTCATTCATTAAACTAAGAAATAAGTCAAATATGAGCATAAGAGCCTTAAAAAGATATACTCTATTTTCACTAACATTCATTTGTACTAAACAACCGAATTAAATTAGCTGCACAACAGACATTCGTTTTCAAATAATAAAACCATTTCCATCCCCAAACGAATAACATATAAAAACGTTTTCTTTGGGGGATAGGTGATGCAAAATTCAAGCAGAATACGTTTGACAGTTGGATGGATTACCTTGTTTTTAATGGGAACAGATTTGTTTGTAGTCTCCCCATTGTTACCCTTTATTTCTCAGGAATATCATATTTCCTCTGCAATCACAGGTTGGATGGTAACCACCTTTGCAGTTACCTATGCTGCCTCAGCTCCTTTTTTCGGTTGGATCTCTGATAAAAAGGGGCGAAGATATTTTATAACATTAGGCTTGTCACTATTCGTGCTTGCCAATATTTTGACAGGTCTCGCTCCTTCGTTTGCATGGTTAATCAGCAGTCGAATCCTAGCTGGCTTGGCGGTGGCCTCCATCACACCTTTGATTTACGCTATTATCGGAGATGTTGCCCCTTCGGATCGACGAGGAGCTTGGCTGTCCATTGTAGTATCCGGGCATTTAATGGCTTTGTGGGCAGGTGCTCCTGTAGGGGCGTTATTGGAGCATTTCCTTGGCTGGCGATTTGTATTTCTAGCAATGGCCTTGATGGGAGCAATTTTGGCGGTTATCAATTTTAAAGCATGGGAATCAATTCCAAGAGTCGCTTCAGGAAGAAAAGTTATAAAAGGGAACATGGTTAGAATATTGGGTTCGGTCAGTGTAACGGCGATCTGGGCCATTTCCATGTACACCCTTTATGTTTATCTAGGAGCAGCCCTTTACTCCCTAAACAAATTTACATCTTCTGAAGTCTCGTTAGCTGTCACAATTTATGGAATTGGAGCTGTTATAGGTAGTCTTACAAGTGGGCAAATAACTGGCCGTTTCGGAGAGGGTATTATATCCAAAGTCACGCTCGCCTTGCTTTCAATCGTTCTAATTGTTTTAGGTGGCTTTTTTTCATCAGGTGGATGGATCTATTTAATATTGTTTGTTTGGGCGCTGGTTGGATATGCAGGGTTTACATCCTATCAGGCACGATTAGCTGCCGATTTTTCAGAACATCGGGGAACTGCCCTAGCATGGAATAATACAGCACTTTACATCGGGATCACACTCGGCTCAGTCATTGGAAGTTATGTGGTGGCAAATTGGGGATATTCGTTGCTCCCTTATATCAGTAGTGGCGCGGCTGCTATTAGCTTCTTCATTGGTATGCACAAGTTACCCATATCACGTCGTTTAGAGGAAGTGAAATAATCATAGGGATGCAATATATTTGATATTCATGCATAAACCACTTATTCCATATGGATCTTTTATTTTCTGATTAACTAACGTCCTAATGATTTATGCTAATTGGGGGATAATTAGGGTAACAGCTTTTCTATGGAGGACCGAGGATGCCAGAACTACCAGAAATGGAAACTTATAAGACCTTACTTCATCAAAAAATAGGTGGACGCACAATCACAGATGTACTAATTAACCGGGA comes from the Halobacillus shinanisalinarum genome and includes:
- a CDS encoding MFS transporter; the encoded protein is MQNSSRIRLTVGWITLFLMGTDLFVVSPLLPFISQEYHISSAITGWMVTTFAVTYAASAPFFGWISDKKGRRYFITLGLSLFVLANILTGLAPSFAWLISSRILAGLAVASITPLIYAIIGDVAPSDRRGAWLSIVVSGHLMALWAGAPVGALLEHFLGWRFVFLAMALMGAILAVINFKAWESIPRVASGRKVIKGNMVRILGSVSVTAIWAISMYTLYVYLGAALYSLNKFTSSEVSLAVTIYGIGAVIGSLTSGQITGRFGEGIISKVTLALLSIVLIVLGGFFSSGGWIYLILFVWALVGYAGFTSYQARLAADFSEHRGTALAWNNTALYIGITLGSVIGSYVVANWGYSLLPYISSGAAAISFFIGMHKLPISRRLEEVK